In Procambarus clarkii isolate CNS0578487 chromosome 5, FALCON_Pclarkii_2.0, whole genome shotgun sequence, the following are encoded in one genomic region:
- the LOC123763277 gene encoding mucin-2 produces MKCARVLALAALVTAMPAEELLPESVMEPPTLPDAAGDGAAAAAGGASLIGDGRASRQVEVSARQGVPGSGMDMFSMTLNALNPVPYLLGGLSGVRQVMQQRLQPLQAMITRNVPRPMNFRGTPAYFNSGGGGERHGGAGVHAGGGRLPGGAQRPFHSSDPNSASFRTVPHTTIRPSHNTISAPLKSRDFGTPKPISIVGNDRPETRQNNNDPHAPSLTSASNTFSASNDSSSPGILRPFVPQNQHTRIINIHVPEEMQNLTILEINMKSNGDVSIGGGSVKHVSSHPTNSPTPTMFSSPAPPHFYPTSPHHFYPPTSPPHFYPPTSPPPPHLYPSTSPPNRYPSTSPHLYPSTSPHLYPSTSPPPPPSSPAPRDLPDAHPPYPPFAAGMGDIFAEDQRLHELPSETNIQGFDFQTNPDEFSFDDANYPGLPSTTPFRVNSLQEILRMQAMGNTNTALRYNFPVEWKPSDNLHPSLLNNNRFKSNEHQAVDFSQSLSRTRPIPNFSSSYPPEKSNLNNVYFVPVSMPSSSSQASSPVERMRASSSHTQVAQPHAPGAPMYYIDITIPGYRGVPIVKARQQYPRHKRSLQFDGWYPMDVSNPMADDPTVGYQPPPLERVHFSNEPVPKKPMYPVRPENPPVFVVRAEPRHPEYHSVYGTENIEYFHIHPQTNIVRAFRAPSQSVGAIRFVPAMQLEHSSQSSSSRPQTDALEVSSKNPGNNVHLNRNFNPQRIPSKDSGFADKSDIFDAYANHQLPNESPHLDTNDDYDMEGAFSEIRSTTVERPSHVFPFSRRDRNSGSGKQNAHSYRYRLDPPIRRLNQSRDQESKTTRPALHELLGNLPQESQIEEAPYLGSATDSAGASFIRKIPPPDFRYSPRGNTKQRQSGNNTRSRPRGSPQRQAPANSTQSFTRPWFLIDTRSDTSERKREPSIASYIHPETRSDGEKVHYKPLGPVSYVSKEGDSQASDHIPNPHLDDHMNSYKPTLTANSLSELLQIFRFTQVTDGPDGEEATDEPVTVVREFRYTRPTEEPPPSSSTEATTIQNILLTSYRYTSSTPSYNETTTEAEATEKPQGGDFDAVADTNSLDGYLFSDSEASPEYAHPQVRPNVVITEVKDKITAKGVTKATSRVSVQASTNTHVYEESPVTPETFKGLEIIYPGGPSGPPSKETTEASWPLYIIHQGHSKVRVFGINSAEDKSLGNPDYRELFVLSTLEPLPSSGVFLSSNATVDVPLATPSLTSTSLTTTAIPSATFSSTTTSSSTSTSTSATTIPITTDPASTSTVTIFTDPTSSPFPVEDTSTIPVTTEETTTTVPSTPITEQDLVLQNTTAGEYENYYTDEEEYDVPELAFGEDYQSKGDTRPTLLLQNPAQTSLSEQSFSPPPLLVEGEPDALPSATTFSRVLQDRLPRLKHRKQREEPHLVGTDASVPLPPAAGLTRAELTVARPVFFTKRLAETTEERAQLSQPFEYLSQLRNLQSDQRTNPVSRSDDKPIPQPRMKRVTEAAPKA; encoded by the coding sequence ATGAAGTGTGCGCGTGTGTTGGCGCTGGCTGCCCTGGTCACGGCGATGCCGGCGGAGGAACTGTTGCCGGAGTCAGTCATGGAGCCGCCTACCCTGCCAGACGCAGCAGGCGAcggcgcagcagcagcagcaggaggtgcGAGTCTTATAGGAGACGGTAGAGCATCTCGCCAGGTGGAGGTGTCGGCGAGACAGGGCGTGCCTGGTAGTGGGATGGACATGTTCTCCATGACCTTGAACGCTCTCAATCCCGTGCCGTACCTGCTGGGAGGGTTGAGCGGAGTGCGGCAGGTGATGCAGCAGAGGCTGCAGCCCCTGCAAGCAATGATCACCAGAAATGTTCCCAGACCAATGAACTTTAGGGGGACTCCTGCTTATTTTAactctggtggtgggggtgagaggcaTGGCGGGGCTGGTGTGCATGCTGGTGGGGGAAGACTGCCTGGGGGTGCCCAGAGACCTTTTCACTCTTCAGATCCTAATTCTGCTTCCTTTAggactgtacctcacactacgaTTAGACCATCTCATAATACTATTTCAGCTCCTTTAAAAAGCCGTGATTTTGGCACACCTAAACCAATTTCCATCGTCGGCAATGACAGACCAGAGACTCGCCAAAACAATAACGACCCTCACGCTCCTTCACTAACGTCTGCCTCGAACACATTCTCTGCTTCCAACGACTCGTCTTCGCCCGGTATTCTCCGCCCCTTTGTGCCCCAGAACCAGCACACGCGAATCATTAATATTCACGTCCCTGAAGAGATGCAGAACTTGACGATTCTGGAGATCAACATGAAGTCCAATGGGGATGTCAGTATTGGTGGAGGATCTGTGAAGCATGTTTCTTCCCACCCCACGAATTCCCCTACTCCAACTATGTTTTCCTCTCCTGCTCCTCCTCATTTTTATCCTACTTCTCCTCATCATTTCTATCCTCCTACTTCTCCTCCTCATTTCTATCCTcctacttctcctcctcctcctcatctttaTCCTTCTACTTCCCCTCCTAATCGTTATCCTTCTACTTCTCCTCATCTTTATCCTTCTACTTCTCCTCATCTTTATCCTTctacttcccctcctcctcctccctcctcccctgctCCTCGTGACCTGCCTGACGCCCACCCACCTTACCCACCTTTCGCAGCTGGTATGGGTGATATCTTCGCTGAAGACCAGCGCTTACACGAGCTCCCTTCCGAGACTAACATTCAAGGGTTCGACTTCCAGACTAACCCGGACGAATTCAGTTTCGATGATGCTAACTATCCTGGCTTGCCCTCGACTACGCCTTTCAGGGTTAATTCACTGCAGGAAATTCTTCGCATGCAGGCTATGGGAAATACTAACACTGCATTAAGGTATAATTTTCCAGTGGAATGGAAGCCGTCAGATAATTTACATCCCAGTTTGCTAAACAATAATAGATTTAAAAGCAATGAACATCAAGCAGTTGATTTTTCTCAGTCATTATCGAGAACTCGACCAATACCAAATTTTTCATCAAGCTATCCTCCAGAGAAATCCAATTTAAATAACGTCTATTTTGTTCCTGTTAGTATGCCCTCTTCCTCATCACAAGCTTCGTCACCGGTCGAGAGAATGCGAGCGTCTAGCAGTCACACGCAAGTCGCTCAGCCTCACGCCCCGGGCGCTCCTATGTACTATATTGATATTACTATTCCAGGCTATCGTGGTGTTCCCATCGTCAAAGCCCGTCAACAGTACCCGAGGCATAAGCGGAGTCTACAGTTTGATGGATGGTATCCCATGGATGTTAGCAATCCTATGGCAGATGATCCTACAGTAGGGTACCAGCCTCCTCCACTCGAGAGAGTCCACTTCAGTAATGAACCCGTTCCGAAGAAACCTATGTATCCTGTTAGACCCGAAAATCCGCCTGTATTTGTAGTAAGGGCAGAACCACGACACCCGGAGTACCACTCTGTCTATGGCACTGAGAACATCGAGTACttccacatccacccacagacCAACATTGTCAGAGCTTTCCGCGCTCCTTCACAGAGCGTCGGGGCAATCCGTTTTGTTCCTGCAATGCAGTTGGAACACTCTAGTCAAAGTTCGAGCTCCAGACCTCAGACTGATGCCTTAGAAGTTTCCTCCAAAAATCCAGGAAACAATGTGCACTTGAACAGAAATTTCAATCCCCAGAGAATCCCTTCTAAGGACTCTGGATTTGcggataagtcagatatatttgATGCTTACGCCAATCATCAGCTTCCCAACGAGTCCCCGCACCTTGACACCAATGACGACTACGATATGGAAGGCGCCTTCTCCGAAATACGCTCAACCACGGTAGAGCGACCAAGTCATGTCTTTCCCTTCAGCCGCAGGGATCGCAATTCTGGATCTGGTAAACAAAATGCTCATAGTTATCGATACCGACTCGATCCCCCGATTAGGCGACTAAACCAATCGAGGGATCAAGAGTCTAAGACCACCCGGCCAGCCCTGCACGAGTTACTGGGTAACCTCCCTCAAGAGTCTCAGATCGAGGAGGCGCCATATCTAGGATCAGCAACGGATTCTGCCGGAGCATCTTTTATTCGAAAAATTCCCCCACCAGACTTTCGTTACTCACCTCGAGGAAACACAAAGCAGCGTCAGTCGGGGAACAACACGCGATCCCGCCCTAGAGGATCACCACAAAGACAAGCCCCTGCGAACTCCACCCAGTCCTTCACTCGCCCCTGGTTCCTTATAGATACACGATCTGATACATCAGAGAGGAAACGTGAGCCTTCCATTGCTTCTTATATCCATCCTGAGACTCGCTCAGATGGTGAGAAGGTTCACTACAAACCTCTCGGTCCTGTTTCTTATGTATCCAAGGAAGGGGACAGTCAGGCGAGTGATCATATTCCCAATCCTCACCTTGATGACCACATGAACTCTTACAAGCCCACCCTTACCGCTAACTCTCTCTCCGAACTCCTCCAGATATTCCGCTTCACTCAAGTCACAGATGGTCCAGATGGTGAGGAGGCAACAGATGAACCAGTTACTGTTGTTCGAGAGTTCCGCTACACAAGGCCCACAGAGGAACCACCGCCATCCTCCTCAACAGAAGCAACAACCATTCAGAATATCCTTCTTACCAGTTATAGATACACGTCTTCAACTCCTAGTTACAATGAAACGACAACAGAGGCTGAAGCCACAGAGAAGCCCCAGGGTGGGGACTTCGACGCCGTGGCTGACACAAACTCCCTGGATGGATATCTCTTCTCAGATTCCGAGGCCAGTCCAGAATACGCCCATCCACAGGTACGGCCGAACGTGGTGATCACTGAAGTCAAAGACAAAATCACCGCTAAAGGAGTAACTAAGGCGACTTCGAGAGTTAGTGTCCaagccagcacaaacacccacgtTTACGAAGAGAGCCCTGTAACTCCTGAAACTTTCAAAGGTCTAGAAATTATATATCCAGGAGGACCATCTGGACCACCTTCTAAAGAAACCACCGAAGCCTCTTGGCCACTCTATATTATTCATCAAGGTCACTCTAAGGTCAGAGTCTTTGGGATTAATTCAGCTGAAGATAAAAGTCTGGGAAACCCTGACTACAGAGAGCTGTTTGTACTTTCAACTTTAGAGCCCTTGCCAAGTAGTGGTGTATTTCTTTCTAGCAATGCAACTGTTGATGTTCCGCTTGCAACACCATCACTTACTTCTACTTCGCTCACAACTACTGCAATTCCTTCAGCCACTTTCTCCTCCACTACCACTTCTTCCAGTACGTCTACCAGCACCTCTGCCACTACCATTCCAATCACAACTGATCCGGCATCAACTTCCACAGTTACCATCTTCACCGATCCTACTTCTTCACCCTTTCCAGTAGAGGATACTAGCACTATTCCAGTCACCACTGAGGAAACCACAACCACTGTACCTAGCACTCCTATAACTGAGCAAGATCTTGTACTACAAAACACTACAGCAGGTGAATATGAGAACTATTACACTGACGAGGAGGAGTACGACGTCCCTGAACTAGCTTTTGGCGAAGACTACCAATCTAAAGGAGATACAAGACCCACACTCTTGCTTCAAAATCCTGCTCAGACTTCCCTCTCGGAACAGAGTTTCTCACCACCTCCACTCCTAGTAGAGGGGGAGCCAGATGCTCTGCCAAGTGCTACGACTTTCTCGCGTGTCTTGCAAGACCGTCTTCCACGGCTAAAGCACCGTAAGCAGCGGGAAGAACCCCATTTGGTAGGCACCGATGCGTCTGTACCCTTGCCCCCTGCCGCTGGCCTCACCCGAGCCGAGCTCACGGTGGCGAGACCAGTCTTTTTCACCAAGCGGCTGGCAGAAACCACCGAGGAGCGAGCACAGCTCTCCCAGCCCTTCGAATACTTGTCGCAGCTACGGAACCTTCAGTCGGACCAGCGGACAAATCCTGTCAGCCGCTCGGACGACAAGCCCATCCCTCAGCCCAGAATGAAgcgggtcacggaagcagctcccAAGGCGTGA